TCGCGAGCTGATTCAGGGGCATGCTGGCCCCGTAGGCGTCGACCCGGACGCTGTCCAGCAGAGCCGGGGTCGCCTTGCCGGTTCGAACGGTTGCGAACTCGCGCCGGGCAGCATCGAGCGCGGCGTCCATGCGCTCCGTGAGTTCTTCCATGAGTCCCATGACAGCCTCCCGCGCGCGTGTGATACCGATCGGAGAGCAGATACCCGGTCAGGATACCAACGTGCCTATGCGCTCCCCTCTGATGGCGGCCCCGACCGCTCCTCTCTCGCCGAGATTGAGTACGATGATGGGCAGCTTGTTGTCCTTGCAGAGCGACACCGCCGGGGCATCCATGACCCCCAGTTCCCGCGCGATCACTTCCTGAAAGCTGATGCGCCGGATGAACTGCGCGGTCGGGTCCAGGAGAGGATCGGCGGTAAAGATTCCCGCCACCTTGGTGGCCTTGATGATCACGTCGGCTTCCATCTCGATCGCCCGCAGAGCGGCCGCGGTGTCGGTCGAAAAGTACGGGTTCCCCGTGCCTCCGGCGAAGATCACCACCCTGCCCTTCTCCAGGTGGCGAATCGCCCGGCGGCGGATGTAGGGCTCCGCGAGCTTTTCCATGCGAAAGGCGGTCAGCACGCGCGTGGTGACGTTCTTGCGCTCGAGCAGATCCTGAAGCGCCAACGCGTTGATGACGGTGGCGAGCATGCCCATGTAGTCGGCTGTGACGCGGTCCATGCCCTGACGGCTGGCCAGCGCCCCGCGCATGATGTTGCCGCCCCCGATGACGATGCCGAGGGCCACGCCCAGGTCGGCGAGCGTCCCGATCTCGTCGGTGAGCCGGTCCACGACCGGCGGAGAGATGCCGAATCCCTCCTCTCCCGCGAGCGCTTCGCCGGAGAGCTTCAGGAGAACCCGCGAGTACCGGAATTCCGACGAGCCGCTCATCGTCCCGCGGGCGTGCGCCGTCAGCCGCGCTGCCCGACCGCGAACCTCGAGAAGCGGGCGACTTCGATCCTCTCGCCGGTTTTCGCCGATACCTCGGTCACGAGCTCGCCGATGGTCCGGTCCGTGTCCTTGATGAAGGGCTGCTCCAGCAGCACCTGATCCTTGTAGAAGGCCTTCAGCTTCCCCTGGACGATCATGTCCTGAATGCGTTCCGGCTTCCCCTGGGCA
The genomic region above belongs to Gammaproteobacteria bacterium and contains:
- the pyrH gene encoding UMP kinase; translation: MSGSSEFRYSRVLLKLSGEALAGEEGFGISPPVVDRLTDEIGTLADLGVALGIVIGGGNIMRGALASRQGMDRVTADYMGMLATVINALALQDLLERKNVTTRVLTAFRMEKLAEPYIRRRAIRHLEKGRVVIFAGGTGNPYFSTDTAAALRAIEMEADVIIKATKVAGIFTADPLLDPTAQFIRRISFQEVIARELGVMDAPAVSLCKDNKLPIIVLNLGERGAVGAAIRGERIGTLVS